Within the Arthrobacter caoxuetaonis genome, the region ACGGTCCACCAGCCGCCAGCCGTGCGGCTGCAGGTCAACGGGCAGGTCAACGAGCATTGAGGCGGTTCGGCCGGCCGCATCGGCACCGATACCGCGCTGGGGCAGCTCGACGAGGAACGGAAGGTGGGGATTCCCGAGTTCCCCGCGGATGGTTTTGGCTGCTTCCACCGGGTCGCTGCCCGGCCAGGAGCCGGCAGCGGTCGCGGTGACCCCTGACGGTTCAGGAGCGGACACCGCCTCGCGCTCAGGCTCCGGCTGCATTGCTTCCGCCGTTGCGGGTCTCGGAAATTGCCTGATGGTGGCGGATGACTTCACTGATGATGAAGTTCAGGAATTTTTCCGCGAAGGCAGGATCCAGATGGGCGTCTTCAGCCAGGCGGCGCAGCCGGGCGATCTGCGCGACTTCGCGTCCCGGGTCGGCGGGAGGAAGGTGGTGTTCGGCCTTGAGGTGCCCCACCCGCTGGGTCGCCTTGAATCGCTCGGCCAGCAGATAGACCAGCGTGGCATCGATGTTGTCTATGCTGCTGCGCATAGCGAGCAGTTCGGCCATGACCTCATCCGCCACTTTTCCGGAAAGGGAGCTGGCTTTGGGGTCGAAATCATCGGCTGGTGCAGTACTCATTCCACCAGTTTAGGTCCAGCCGCCGGGACTCGATTCCAGGTTACGCCGGGGGCGTTCGGCACGCCTCTCAGGAGACTGCGGTTGGATCCCATTCCAGCGAGCGGGCAGAATCGATGGTCGCCTGGCCCAGGACCCGGGTGCCCTGGTAAATGACTACCGTCTGTCCGGGCGCGACGCCGCGCATTGGCTCGTTCAGCCGGACCACCAGTTCGCTGCGGCCCTCCGGGCCGGTCTCCATCCAGGCAGTCGCGGGCACGGGATCCCCGTGTGCCCGGACCTGGGCAGTGCATTCGAAGACTTCGCCGGTTTCGACTTCCCGGATCGGCAGGCCGGCCCAGGAGACCTTGATGCCGCGCATCTGGTCGATGTCCAGGAGCTTTTCCGGACCCACGATAACCTTGTTCTCCTTGGGCCGGATCTCCAGTACGAAACGCGGCTTACCGTCCGCAGCGGGACGTCCCAGCTTCAGTCCCTTGCGCTGGCCGACAGTAAACGCGTTGGCGCCCGGGTGTGTGCCGAGGGTTTCGCCGGAGGGATCGACGATCTCTCCCTCGCTCATGTCGATGCGTTCCTCGAGCCAGCCGCGGGTGTCGCCGTCTGGAATGAAGCAGATGTCGTGGCTGTCCGGCTTGTTGGCGACGGAGAGTCCGCGGCGCTCCGCCTCTGCCCGGACCTCGGCCTTGGACGGAGTGTCGGCCAGCGGGAACATCGCGTGCTTGAGCTGTTCATGGGTCAGCACGCCCAGGACGTAGGACTGGTCCTTGGCCCAGTCTGCGGCCCGGTGCAGTTCCGGATTGCCGTCGGCGTCGGTGATGACCTTGGCATAGTGTCCGGTGCATACGGCGTCGAACCCGAGTGCGAGCGCCTTCTCCAGCAGCGCGGCGAACTTGATCCGCTCGTTGCAGCGCATGCACGGATTGGGGGTGCGCCCGGCGGCGTATTCGGCGACGAAGTCATCCACCACGTCTTCCTTGAACCGCTCCGAGAAGTCCCAGACGTAGTAAGGAATACCCAGGATGTCGCACGCACGCCAGGCATCGCGGGAGTCCTCGATGGTGCAGCAGCCCCGGCTGCCGGTACGCAGCGTCCCGGGCATGCGGGAGAGTGCCAGGTGGACCCCGACGACGTCGTGTCCTGCCTCCACTGCCCGTGCTGCGGCCACGGCGGAATCGACGCCGCCGCTCATTGCTGCCAAAACCTTCATGAAGAAAAACCTGTCCCTGCTGTTCGGATGCTGCTTTCGCTGCCGGCCATGCCGGCCTTCTTGGCCCGTTCATAGGCCTCGGGCAGCGCGTCTATCAAGGCGTCAACGTCCTCGGCCGTGGATGTATGCCCCAGGCTGAAACGCTGGGCTCCCCTGGCCTCGGCCTCGGTGAGTCCCATGGCCAGCAGTACGTGCGAAGGCCGGGGAACGCCTGCAGTGCAGGCCGAACCGGTGGACGACTCTACGCCAGCCAGGTCGAGAAGGAAAAGCAGCGAATCCCCCTCGCAGCCCGGGAAGGTGAAATGGGCGTTTCCCGGCAGGCGGCGGGTGCCTTCCTCGTCGTCGCGCGCTCCGCGCAGGACGGCGTCGGGCACCACGCGTTCGACGGCGCTGATCAGGTAGTTGCGCAGCGTGCGCAGCCGCCGGCTTTCCTCACCGAGGTTCTCGGTGGCGTCACGCGC harbors:
- a CDS encoding chorismate mutase, translated to MSTAPADDFDPKASSLSGKVADEVMAELLAMRSSIDNIDATLVYLLAERFKATQRVGHLKAEHHLPPADPGREVAQIARLRRLAEDAHLDPAFAEKFLNFIISEVIRHHQAISETRNGGSNAAGA
- the mnmA gene encoding tRNA 2-thiouridine(34) synthase MnmA: MKVLAAMSGGVDSAVAAARAVEAGHDVVGVHLALSRMPGTLRTGSRGCCTIEDSRDAWRACDILGIPYYVWDFSERFKEDVVDDFVAEYAAGRTPNPCMRCNERIKFAALLEKALALGFDAVCTGHYAKVITDADGNPELHRAADWAKDQSYVLGVLTHEQLKHAMFPLADTPSKAEVRAEAERRGLSVANKPDSHDICFIPDGDTRGWLEERIDMSEGEIVDPSGETLGTHPGANAFTVGQRKGLKLGRPAADGKPRFVLEIRPKENKVIVGPEKLLDIDQMRGIKVSWAGLPIREVETGEVFECTAQVRAHGDPVPATAWMETGPEGRSELVVRLNEPMRGVAPGQTVVIYQGTRVLGQATIDSARSLEWDPTAVS